In Ectothiorhodosinus mongolicus, one DNA window encodes the following:
- the plsY gene encoding glycerol-3-phosphate 1-O-acyltransferase PlsY translates to MLLAISLVILAYLLGSVSTAIVACRLSGLPDPRTQGSGNPGATNVLRAGSKKAAIITLLGDLLKGLAPVFLAKALGLDGFALAAAALAAFLGHLFPLYHQFKGGKGVATALGVLLGLSWMVGLLTLLTWLLAAGLTRISSVGALVAATAAPIYVAVIVGDAWITGMSCLLALLIYWRHRANLRRILAGEESRIGRP, encoded by the coding sequence ATGTTGCTTGCCATCAGCCTTGTCATCCTCGCTTATTTGCTGGGCTCCGTGTCGACAGCCATTGTTGCCTGCCGTCTCTCGGGCCTACCTGATCCACGCACTCAAGGCTCAGGCAATCCCGGCGCCACCAATGTTCTACGCGCTGGCAGCAAGAAGGCCGCCATCATCACCCTGCTGGGCGATCTTCTCAAGGGGCTAGCGCCGGTGTTTCTGGCAAAAGCCTTGGGTTTGGATGGATTCGCTTTGGCAGCGGCGGCCCTGGCAGCGTTTCTCGGACATTTGTTTCCGCTGTACCACCAATTCAAAGGTGGCAAAGGCGTGGCCACCGCCTTGGGGGTTTTATTGGGCCTGAGCTGGATGGTGGGACTGCTGACGCTGCTAACCTGGCTGCTGGCCGCAGGCTTGACCCGCATCTCATCGGTGGGTGCCTTGGTGGCGGCCACCGCTGCGCCGATTTATGTGGCTGTCATTGTTGGCGATGCTTGGATTACCGGCATGAGCTGTTTATTGGCCTTATTGATTTATTGGCGCCATCGAGCCAACCTGCGGCGCATTCTCGCGGGTGAGGAATCGCGCATCGGCCGGCCCTAG
- the hemE gene encoding uroporphyrinogen decarboxylase — protein sequence MNSLKNDRLLRALLRQPVDRTPIWIMRQAGRYLPEYRATRAKAGNFMGLCTNPELACEVTMQPLERFPLDAAILFSDILTIPDAMGLGLYFAEGEGPRFERPVQDAKAIKALGVPDPEDSLGYVMDAVRLIRRELDGRVPLIGFSGSPWTLATYMVEGGSSKDFALLKGMLFNDPATLHHLLGVLAESVTSYLNAQIAAGAQAVMVFDTWGGSLSPENYREFSLQYMQRIVDGVTREADGRKVPVVLFTKGGSQWLETMADTGCDALGLDWTINIGEARQRVGSRVALQGNMDPAVLYASPERVREEARRVLASFGHGEGHVFNLGHGIHPKINPEHVAALVETVHADSQQYHA from the coding sequence ATGAATTCCCTGAAAAATGACCGCCTGCTGCGGGCCCTGCTGCGCCAGCCCGTGGATAGAACCCCTATTTGGATTATGCGTCAGGCGGGTCGCTACCTGCCGGAGTACCGGGCCACGCGTGCCAAAGCCGGGAACTTTATGGGCCTATGCACCAATCCGGAACTGGCTTGCGAAGTCACCATGCAGCCTTTGGAGCGCTTCCCCCTGGATGCGGCCATTTTGTTTTCCGACATTCTCACCATCCCCGATGCCATGGGCCTGGGACTGTATTTCGCTGAGGGCGAAGGCCCGCGTTTTGAACGCCCGGTACAAGATGCCAAGGCCATCAAGGCGCTGGGTGTTCCGGATCCGGAAGATAGCCTGGGCTATGTGATGGATGCCGTGCGCCTGATTCGTCGGGAGCTGGATGGGCGCGTGCCCTTAATTGGTTTTTCCGGCAGCCCCTGGACCTTGGCGACATACATGGTCGAGGGCGGCTCATCCAAGGATTTCGCGTTACTCAAAGGCATGTTATTTAATGACCCCGCCACGCTGCACCACCTCTTGGGTGTGTTGGCCGAGTCCGTGACCAGCTATCTGAATGCACAGATTGCCGCCGGCGCCCAAGCAGTCATGGTATTTGATACTTGGGGCGGTTCATTGAGCCCAGAAAATTACCGTGAATTCTCACTGCAATACATGCAGCGTATTGTCGATGGCGTCACGCGTGAAGCCGATGGCAGAAAAGTGCCCGTGGTGCTGTTCACCAAGGGCGGCTCGCAATGGCTGGAGACCATGGCTGATACCGGCTGTGATGCTCTGGGTTTGGATTGGACCATCAATATCGGCGAAGCCCGTCAGCGCGTGGGCAGTCGTGTAGCCCTGCAAGGCAACATGGATCCGGCGGTGCTCTACGCCTCACCAGAGCGCGTACGCGAAGAAGCCCGCAGGGTGTTAGCCAGCTTTGGGCATGGTGAAGGTCATGTCTTTAATCTGGGGCATGGCATTCATCCCAAGATCAATCCCGAGCATGTGGCGGCGCTGGTGGAGACGGTACACGCGGACAGTCAGCAGTATCACGCATAA
- the tsaD gene encoding tRNA (adenosine(37)-N6)-threonylcarbamoyltransferase complex transferase subunit TsaD — protein sequence MSVVTQNSPQQLVLGIESSCDETGLALYHSQKGLLAHALHSQVDLHARHGGVVPELASRDHIKRVLPLLNEVLHQAGAQRQDIDAVAYTAGPGLVGALLVGAAIGRSLAWALQVPAVAVHHMEGHLLAPLLEDPAPEFPFIALLVSGGHTLLVDVKGLGDYQVLGESLDDAAGEAFDKTAKLLHLGYPGGPALARLAQQGNPQRFRFPRPMTDRPGLDFSFSGLKTHALTTLRETPEDATLAADIARAFEDAVVDTMVIKCRRALRVTGRKRLIISGGVGANQRLREQLSLMGQAEGAAVFYPRIQFCTDNGAMIALAGALRLAAGDTENAGHIDVRARWTLEDLSALPMPA from the coding sequence ATGTCAGTGGTCACACAAAACAGCCCACAGCAGCTCGTATTAGGTATTGAAAGCTCCTGTGATGAGACCGGATTGGCGCTGTATCACAGCCAGAAAGGCCTATTGGCGCACGCTCTACATAGTCAGGTGGACTTGCATGCCCGCCATGGCGGCGTGGTGCCTGAATTGGCCTCGCGCGACCATATCAAGCGGGTTTTGCCCCTGCTCAATGAAGTATTGCATCAGGCCGGGGCGCAACGTCAAGACATTGACGCGGTGGCTTACACGGCCGGCCCTGGCTTAGTCGGAGCCTTACTCGTGGGTGCAGCGATTGGCCGCTCCTTGGCCTGGGCGCTGCAGGTGCCAGCGGTGGCTGTGCATCACATGGAAGGGCATTTGCTGGCGCCTTTGCTGGAGGATCCCGCGCCCGAGTTTCCGTTTATTGCCTTGCTGGTCTCGGGCGGTCATACGCTGCTGGTGGACGTCAAAGGCTTAGGCGATTATCAGGTTTTGGGTGAGAGTTTGGATGATGCCGCGGGCGAGGCCTTTGATAAAACCGCCAAGTTGTTGCATCTGGGTTATCCCGGTGGCCCGGCGCTGGCCCGCTTGGCCCAGCAGGGCAATCCACAGCGTTTTCGCTTTCCTCGGCCTATGACCGATCGCCCGGGCCTGGATTTCAGTTTCTCGGGACTCAAGACCCATGCGCTGACCACTCTGCGTGAAACCCCCGAAGATGCGACATTGGCGGCGGACATCGCCCGCGCCTTCGAAGATGCCGTGGTCGATACCATGGTGATTAAGTGCCGCCGCGCGCTGCGCGTCACGGGCCGAAAACGCTTAATCATTTCCGGCGGCGTGGGCGCTAATCAGCGCCTGCGTGAGCAATTGTCGCTGATGGGTCAGGCCGAAGGGGCTGCCGTTTTTTATCCGCGCATACAATTCTGTACTGATAATGGCGCGATGATCGCGCTGGCCGGAGCGCTGCGCTTAGCCGCAGGTGATACCGAAAACGCTGGCCATATTGATGTGCGTGCCCGCTGGACGCTGGAGGATTTAAGCGCCTTGCCGATGCCTGCCTAG
- the rpsU gene encoding 30S ribosomal protein S21: protein MPHVRVKENEPFEVALRRFKRTCEKAGVLTEVRRREFYEKPTEMRKRKAAAAVKRQMKRMSKEIGRRERLY, encoded by the coding sequence ATGCCTCATGTGCGAGTGAAAGAGAATGAACCTTTTGAAGTGGCATTGCGCCGCTTCAAGCGCACCTGCGAGAAAGCCGGTGTGCTGACCGAAGTGCGTCGTCGCGAATTTTATGAAAAGCCCACCGAAATGCGTAAGCGCAAAGCTGCTGCTGCGGTGAAGCGTCAGATGAAGCGCATGTCCAAAGAAATCGGTCGCCGCGAACGTTTGTACTAA
- a CDS encoding GatB/YqeY domain-containing protein has product MSVTELKSRITEDVKSAMRSGDKPRLATLRLVQAAIKQIEVDTRETLDDAGVLGVLEKMVKQRRESISQYGQAGRDDLVAVEEAELAIIQTYMPEALSEAEIQALVDAALAESGASSVRDMGKVMTLLKPQMQGRADMAMVSGMVKARLN; this is encoded by the coding sequence ATGTCTGTTACCGAACTGAAGTCCCGGATTACCGAGGATGTGAAGTCCGCTATGCGCAGCGGCGACAAGCCGCGCCTGGCGACTTTGCGCTTGGTGCAGGCAGCCATCAAACAAATTGAAGTCGACACCCGCGAGACTTTGGATGATGCCGGCGTGCTGGGCGTGCTGGAGAAAATGGTCAAACAGCGCCGCGAATCCATCAGTCAGTACGGCCAGGCGGGTCGCGATGATTTGGTGGCCGTAGAAGAAGCGGAATTGGCGATCATCCAAACCTACATGCCCGAAGCCTTAAGTGAGGCGGAAATCCAAGCTTTGGTGGATGCTGCTCTGGCCGAATCAGGCGCCAGCAGTGTTCGCGATATGGGCAAAGTCATGACCTTGCTCAAACCACAGATGCAAGGGCGTGCCGACATGGCCATGGTCAGTGGTATGGTCAAGGCCCGTTTGAACTAA